From one Suicoccus acidiformans genomic stretch:
- a CDS encoding ISL3 family transposase, whose translation MNHFIEKTFQLKDKNIEIDMDYCEEIEFKGRTSLFYRGTLAYKPEACPHCGIANNDYVIVSNGKRSSRLTLTAKSGLPAYLILAKQRFLCKACGRSFTAKTSIVNPDCYITNQVKQQIMDRATRVTCETDIAKDTFVSPNTVRRVIHETARAIRIRSTEQLPKHLSFDEFKSVKSVKAAMSFICCDTLSHKIVDVVEDRKTHSLSAYFSRFSRQARYQVQTITIDMYEPYMHLAKRWFPNAKIILDPFHLIQALNRELDRTRIRYMNEVRYKDSRLYNKLKRYWKLILKPKSDLMSTEYHRFPLFDWLTNTRSIVDYLIQHDDVLKDTYQMVHQLGDALRDRNWQRYQEILAQSRSMTLSKGLRRVLRTFRKYVVVLETFVIIIVQLLCFEANNFCVIFILVAFSQLV comes from the coding sequence ATGAATCATTTTATCGAAAAAACCTTCCAATTAAAAGACAAAAACATTGAAATCGATATGGATTATTGTGAAGAGATAGAATTCAAAGGGCGAACATCGCTCTTTTATCGAGGAACATTGGCATATAAACCAGAGGCTTGTCCTCATTGTGGCATTGCCAATAATGATTATGTCATTGTCAGTAATGGAAAACGCTCCTCTCGTCTGACATTAACAGCCAAATCAGGCTTACCTGCTTACTTAATCCTAGCTAAGCAACGCTTTTTATGCAAAGCCTGTGGGCGGTCATTTACAGCGAAGACATCCATCGTTAATCCTGACTGCTATATTACGAATCAAGTCAAACAACAGATTATGGACCGCGCCACAAGAGTCACTTGTGAAACAGATATCGCCAAAGATACTTTTGTATCACCAAATACAGTCCGACGGGTGATTCATGAAACCGCTCGAGCTATTCGAATACGGTCCACTGAACAGTTGCCTAAGCATCTATCCTTTGATGAATTTAAAAGCGTTAAGTCGGTTAAAGCAGCGATGAGCTTCATCTGTTGTGATACACTGTCACATAAAATCGTAGATGTGGTCGAAGACAGAAAAACACACTCACTCAGTGCTTATTTCTCAAGGTTTAGTCGCCAAGCACGTTACCAAGTTCAAACCATTACGATAGATATGTACGAACCATACATGCACCTGGCAAAGCGATGGTTTCCAAATGCAAAGATTATTCTTGATCCGTTCCATTTAATTCAAGCCTTAAATCGCGAATTAGATCGGACACGAATTCGTTACATGAACGAGGTTCGTTATAAAGATTCAAGACTCTATAATAAACTTAAGCGTTATTGGAAATTAATACTCAAACCAAAAAGCGACTTAATGTCTACTGAATACCATCGCTTCCCACTGTTTGATTGGTTAACCAATACTCGTAGCATTGTGGACTATCTCATTCAGCACGACGACGTCTTGAAGGATACCTATCAAATGGTGCATCAATTGGGCGATGCCTTAAGGGATAGGAACTGGCAACGATATCAAGAGATTTTGGCACAAAGCCGGTCCATGACACTTTCAAAAGGCTTAAGGCGTGTATTAAGGACGTTCAGAAAGTATGTTGTTGTTTTAGAAACTTTCGTTATAATTATAGTACAACTATTGTGTTTCGAAGCCAACAACTTTTGCGTGATTTTTATTTTAGTTGCGTTTTCGCAACTTGTATAG
- a CDS encoding DUF5067 domain-containing protein: protein MKKLLITIATLTFITNVPVNAESNHASSDISMHEKLEKDPIEFGDQNFEVKVIDVYLEENPEYYEGKAVVFEYEFTNLMAETQSPATTWDAYTDVTQDNDPNVVNYLDWKPNVNYPPEDSPEVKTGGTTKWAEAYKLDDEKTPITLKAFNFMGGDEWGEWEFELDDLELRDGDEEASEETASSNNGNNSTTTTASSRPSSRTKVNNNKVKERNGEYYVISPTDGIEIPVYRNPDGSYFFAPEHDPAYFAEREEAMRKAQEIDDKSYQAYYEDEYGNLYENPIYQYREGPSDYYEEPYDSYYDDYSDDWDD, encoded by the coding sequence ATGAAAAAACTATTGATTACCATAGCTACACTTACGTTTATAACGAATGTTCCCGTAAATGCTGAAAGTAATCATGCATCCAGTGATATATCTATGCATGAGAAATTAGAGAAGGATCCAATTGAATTTGGTGATCAGAATTTCGAAGTTAAAGTTATAGATGTGTATCTTGAGGAGAATCCTGAATACTATGAAGGCAAAGCTGTAGTATTTGAGTATGAGTTTACTAATTTAATGGCGGAAACACAGAGCCCTGCTACAACTTGGGATGCTTATACGGATGTGACTCAAGATAACGACCCTAACGTAGTTAATTACTTGGATTGGAAACCTAATGTAAATTACCCGCCAGAAGATTCTCCAGAAGTAAAAACCGGAGGAACGACCAAATGGGCAGAGGCATATAAGCTAGATGATGAAAAAACACCTATAACGCTTAAAGCCTTCAATTTTATGGGCGGTGATGAGTGGGGCGAATGGGAATTTGAACTAGATGACCTCGAACTAAGAGATGGAGATGAAGAAGCGAGTGAAGAGACCGCTTCAAGCAATAACGGAAATAATTCGACGACTACAACTGCTAGTAGTCGTCCTTCGTCACGCACAAAAGTAAATAACAACAAAGTGAAAGAAAGAAATGGAGAGTATTATGTAATTAGTCCAACTGACGGGATAGAAATTCCTGTATATCGTAATCCAGACGGAAGCTATTTCTTTGCACCAGAACATGATCCAGCTTACTTTGCAGAACGTGAAGAAGCAATGCGTAAAGCACAAGAAATTGATGATAAATCATATCAAGCATATTATGAGGATGAATACGGCAATCTTTACGAGAACCCTATTTATCAATACAGAGAAGGACCATCTGATTATTACGAGGAACCATATGATTCGTATTATGATGACTACTCCGATGACTGGGACGATTAA
- a CDS encoding tyrosine-type recombinase/integrase: MIEKYITKKGKERFKVDLYLGIDDKTGEIVRLRKGGFNTKKEAEVYASRKKYEYDQEIADIDKKRFKEVYDLWFTQYELNVKPNTYIQQLQIANKHILPEFENYYIDKIDVMQCQEIVNKWYSNYTKSANLVSITSRIFKLGIALGHCKANPMEKVSRPKNTHKVEYDSPFYEKDELNLFLKHTQENESLQDYVMFRVFAFTGLRKAELIGLTWDSIDLKHKKLKVDKVYVPTKDGHVYQEPKNNSSRRIISVDQETINLLKRWKVEQREKLFAFGLKVDDSSPVFTRSSSILPISDKYPNDVLNRIIKEGELNDITIHGFRHTHCSLLFDAGIEMSEVKDRLGHSSITTTMNIYNHVTKRKRDESADIFASFMSSL, encoded by the coding sequence ATGATTGAAAAATACATTACAAAAAAAGGAAAAGAAAGATTTAAAGTAGATTTATATTTAGGCATTGATGATAAAACAGGCGAAATTGTCAGATTAAGAAAAGGTGGATTTAATACTAAAAAAGAAGCAGAAGTATATGCTTCACGAAAGAAGTATGAATACGATCAAGAGATAGCTGACATTGATAAGAAAAGATTTAAAGAAGTATACGACTTATGGTTTACGCAGTACGAATTAAATGTTAAGCCAAACACATATATTCAACAGCTGCAAATAGCCAATAAGCATATACTTCCAGAGTTTGAGAATTATTATATAGATAAAATAGACGTAATGCAATGCCAAGAGATTGTAAATAAATGGTATTCAAACTACACAAAATCAGCAAATCTAGTTAGTATAACGTCACGGATTTTTAAATTAGGTATAGCGTTAGGGCACTGCAAAGCAAACCCTATGGAGAAAGTATCGCGGCCAAAAAACACTCATAAAGTAGAGTATGACAGTCCGTTTTATGAAAAGGATGAATTAAATTTATTCTTAAAACATACACAAGAGAATGAATCATTACAAGATTATGTGATGTTTAGAGTATTTGCGTTTACTGGTTTAAGAAAAGCAGAATTAATTGGTCTAACGTGGGATAGTATTGATTTAAAACATAAAAAGCTGAAAGTAGATAAAGTTTACGTTCCCACTAAAGATGGCCATGTTTATCAAGAGCCGAAAAACAATTCTAGTCGCCGTATTATATCAGTTGATCAAGAGACGATTAACTTATTAAAACGATGGAAAGTTGAACAACGTGAAAAGCTGTTTGCATTTGGGCTTAAAGTAGATGATTCATCACCCGTATTCACAAGAAGTAGTTCTATTTTACCTATATCAGATAAGTACCCTAATGATGTTTTAAATCGTATTATTAAAGAGGGTGAACTTAATGATATAACCATTCACGGCTTTAGGCACACTCATTGCTCCTTATTATTTGATGCAGGTATAGAAATGAGTGAAGTAAAAGATCGTTTAGGCCATTCAAGTATCACTACAACGATGAATATATACAACCACGTAACAAAGCGTAAAAGGGATGAATCTGCTGATATATTTGCCAGCTTTATGAGTAGTCTATGA
- a CDS encoding ISL3 family transposase, with protein sequence MNHFIEKTFQLKDKNIEIDMDYCEEIEFKGRTSLFYRGTLAYKPEACPHCGIANNDYVIVSNGKRSSRLTLTAKSGLPAYLILAKQRFLCKACGRSFTAKTSIVNPDCYITNQVKQQIMDRATRVTCETDIAKDTFVSPNTVRRVIHETARAIRIRSTEQLPKHLSFDEFKSVKSVKAAMSFICCDTLSHKIVDVVEDRKTHSLSAYFSRFSRQARYQVQTITIDMYEPYMHLAKRWFPNAKIILDPFHLIQALNRELDRTRIRYMNEVRYKDSRLYNKLKRYWKLILKPKSDLMSTEYHRFPLFDWLTNTRSIVDYLIQHDDVLKDTYQMVHQLGDALRDRNWQRYQEILAQSRSMTLSKGLRRVLRTFRKYGEYIHNTLTHAGLSNGPIEGINNKIKLLKRNGYGYRNFSHFRDRILLMCRLYEPKNKEKDQATNLVA encoded by the coding sequence ATGAATCATTTTATCGAAAAAACCTTCCAATTAAAAGACAAAAACATTGAAATCGATATGGATTATTGTGAAGAGATAGAATTCAAAGGGCGAACATCGCTCTTTTATCGAGGAACATTGGCATATAAACCGGAGGCTTGTCCTCATTGTGGCATTGCCAATAATGATTATGTCATTGTCAGTAATGGAAAACGCTCCTCTCGTCTGACATTAACAGCCAAATCAGGCTTACCTGCTTACTTAATCCTAGCTAAGCAACGCTTTTTATGCAAAGCCTGTGGGCGGTCATTTACAGCGAAGACATCCATCGTTAATCCTGACTGCTATATTACGAATCAAGTCAAACAACAGATTATGGACCGCGCCACAAGAGTCACTTGTGAAACAGATATCGCCAAAGATACTTTTGTATCACCAAATACAGTCCGACGGGTGATTCATGAAACCGCTCGAGCTATTCGAATACGGTCCACTGAACAGTTGCCTAAGCATCTATCCTTTGATGAATTTAAAAGCGTTAAGTCGGTTAAAGCAGCGATGAGCTTCATCTGTTGTGATACACTGTCACATAAAATCGTAGATGTGGTCGAAGACAGAAAAACACACTCACTCAGTGCTTATTTCTCAAGGTTTAGTCGCCAAGCACGTTACCAAGTTCAAACCATTACGATAGATATGTACGAACCATACATGCACCTGGCAAAGCGATGGTTTCCAAATGCAAAGATTATTCTTGATCCGTTCCATTTAATTCAAGCCTTAAATCGCGAATTAGATCGGACACGAATTCGTTACATGAACGAGGTTCGTTATAAAGATTCAAGACTCTATAATAAACTTAAGCGTTATTGGAAATTAATACTCAAACCAAAAAGCGACTTAATGTCTACTGAATACCATCGCTTCCCACTGTTTGATTGGTTAACCAATACTCGTAGCATTGTGGACTATCTCATTCAGCACGACGACGTCTTGAAGGATACCTATCAAATGGTGCATCAATTGGGCGATGCCTTAAGGGATAGGAACTGGCAACGATATCAAGAGATTTTGGCACAAAGCCGGTCCATGACACTTTCAAAAGGCTTAAGGCGTGTATTAAGGACGTTCAGAAAGTATGGGGAATATATCCACAACACACTCACACATGCAGGCCTTAGTAATGGTCCTATCGAAGGGATTAATAATAAGATTAAACTACTCAAACGCAATGGTTATGGTTACAGAAACTTCAGTCATTTTAGAGACAGAATATTACTCATGTGCCGACTTTATGAACCTAAGAACAAAGAAAAAGATCAAGCAACAAATTTAGTCGCTTGA
- the gshAB gene encoding bifunctional glutamate--cysteine ligase GshA/glutathione synthetase GshB, translating into MEQFDSLFKIEDIFALWLSTVGLERETMRITEDGDLATTPHPKALGNRSFHPYIQTDFAESQLEFITPPYESSETLINWLSGIHQVAYQVMESDNEYFWPLSTPAYVPEDRDSIKVAQLDNEVERGYRTHLAAYYGKDVQLISGIHYNFQINPEVLKRKQPESMDRVSFMNAIYSKLGRNYLRYRWILTYLMGASPYIADNYATELYGKPHKRMMRSFRQSRYGYQNKADVYVRYDSLEHFIEDLEQAVASGQLSVEKELYRDVRFRRGNPYRELLQKGVSYLEFRNIDLNPFATYGIEQGDIDFIKLFIITLLYLPDVETNEAVDKGNTYNFQTAEADPTDLPIDMDEIRQFLGKMKTLATTLDRNRPQKASLINLIESKEAMIDRPDLTLAGRIIEACPSPSDFLAFGIDLAKDYRELYQDKPYLLHGFEQLELSTQDVLKEALIAGIEFDVVDTTGNLIRLEHDDHVEFVKSANMTSHDTLISYYLMEDKVVTKKLLADVGVRVPAGVSFKNPDEAKAYFPQIEYSAFVIKPKDTNFGLGITIFTERPSQSAYDEALKLAFAEDDTVLVEEFVQGTELRFYVQDGSTRAVVERQPAQVVGDGKHSISELIDIENTNPLRGERHLAPLTYIEKGSAERLQLSEQNLDFDSIPAEGEIVYLRRNSNISTGGVSIDRTDAAHSSYHRIAEHSAEALGANFCGVDIILTDYSQEARFDNYAVIEANFNPMITLHRHPGRGQAHRVGRDVLKQLFPEVAFSTEGHFIG; encoded by the coding sequence ATGGAACAATTTGATAGTTTATTTAAGATAGAGGATATCTTTGCTTTATGGCTGAGCACCGTTGGTTTAGAACGGGAGACGATGCGGATTACTGAAGATGGCGATTTAGCCACGACCCCTCATCCAAAGGCTTTAGGGAATCGGTCTTTCCATCCTTATATACAAACAGATTTTGCTGAGTCGCAACTGGAGTTTATTACACCTCCTTATGAATCAAGCGAAACCCTAATCAATTGGTTGTCTGGGATTCATCAAGTGGCTTATCAAGTCATGGAATCTGATAATGAATACTTCTGGCCACTTAGTACACCGGCTTATGTCCCGGAAGATCGAGATTCCATTAAAGTTGCTCAGTTAGATAATGAGGTGGAGCGGGGTTATCGGACTCACCTAGCAGCTTACTATGGTAAGGACGTTCAGTTAATCTCTGGTATCCATTATAATTTCCAGATTAATCCTGAGGTTTTGAAACGGAAGCAACCTGAGTCAATGGATCGGGTAAGCTTTATGAATGCTATCTATAGTAAGTTGGGCCGTAATTACTTACGCTACCGTTGGATTCTGACCTATCTTATGGGAGCTTCTCCATACATTGCCGATAACTATGCTACTGAACTTTATGGTAAACCTCATAAGCGCATGATGCGTTCCTTCCGCCAAAGTCGCTACGGCTATCAGAATAAGGCCGATGTCTATGTCCGTTATGATTCTCTCGAGCACTTTATAGAAGATTTGGAGCAGGCCGTGGCCTCTGGCCAATTATCCGTCGAGAAAGAGCTTTACCGTGATGTCCGCTTCCGCCGGGGCAACCCTTACCGCGAGCTCTTGCAGAAAGGCGTCTCTTACCTTGAGTTCCGTAACATCGACTTAAATCCTTTCGCGACTTACGGTATCGAACAAGGGGATATCGATTTTATCAAGCTTTTCATTATTACTTTATTATATTTACCTGATGTTGAAACGAACGAAGCAGTCGATAAAGGCAATACCTATAACTTCCAGACCGCTGAGGCTGACCCGACTGATTTACCAATTGATATGGATGAAATACGCCAATTTCTCGGCAAAATGAAAACCTTAGCGACGACCTTAGACCGCAATCGTCCACAGAAAGCGTCACTGATTAACTTAATTGAAAGCAAAGAAGCAATGATTGACCGCCCTGACTTAACCCTTGCCGGTCGAATCATTGAAGCTTGCCCGAGTCCTTCAGATTTCTTAGCCTTCGGGATTGATTTGGCTAAAGATTACCGGGAACTCTACCAAGACAAACCATATTTATTACATGGGTTTGAACAGTTGGAACTCTCTACACAAGATGTATTAAAAGAAGCGTTGATTGCTGGAATTGAGTTTGATGTCGTAGATACCACAGGGAATTTAATCCGCTTAGAACACGATGATCACGTAGAATTCGTTAAAAGTGCCAACATGACTTCCCATGATACGTTAATTAGCTACTACCTTATGGAAGACAAAGTTGTCACCAAGAAATTACTCGCCGACGTTGGCGTACGCGTGCCCGCAGGTGTATCGTTCAAGAATCCGGATGAAGCGAAGGCTTATTTCCCGCAGATTGAATACAGCGCCTTTGTGATTAAACCTAAAGATACCAACTTTGGTCTTGGTATTACAATCTTCACCGAACGACCGAGCCAATCCGCTTATGACGAAGCCTTGAAGCTAGCTTTCGCTGAGGATGACACGGTACTTGTAGAGGAATTTGTCCAAGGTACCGAACTCCGCTTCTACGTTCAAGATGGCTCCACTCGTGCTGTTGTTGAACGCCAGCCGGCCCAAGTTGTTGGTGACGGTAAGCATAGCATTAGTGAGCTTATCGATATCGAAAACACCAACCCACTACGTGGCGAACGTCATCTAGCGCCTTTAACTTATATTGAGAAAGGCTCCGCCGAACGTCTGCAACTTAGCGAACAAAACTTAGATTTCGACAGCATTCCTGCTGAAGGTGAGATTGTCTACCTCCGCCGTAACAGCAATATTTCCACCGGGGGCGTTTCAATCGACCGCACCGACGCGGCCCATTCGTCTTACCACCGCATTGCTGAACACTCAGCTGAAGCACTCGGTGCTAATTTCTGTGGTGTCGATATTATCCTAACTGACTATAGCCAAGAAGCCCGCTTTGATAACTATGCCGTTATCGAAGCAAACTTCAATCCAATGATCACCCTCCACCGCCACCCCGGCCGGGGCCAAGCACATCGGGTTGGTCGCGATGTATTGAAGCAACTCTTTCCCGAAGTAGCCTTCTCAACCGAAGGTCATTTCATCGGCTAG
- a CDS encoding helix-turn-helix domain-containing protein, with protein sequence MINIGGNIKALRNMKGLTLEEMANELNSKYPGEINFNKGKISKWENGKDRPLLSSAAILADYFEISIDDLISKDVNLTTDETHIDNIFYTDTIRNIIDVSMKLSDFRQENVYSYAEYQLEEQNNTESIQEQSIIYGRSTAAGTARFVDDADAYEVRPDSIVPKGADELVEVVGDSMEPLIHNGDKVYIRHQPTVEQGEVAIVRIENEGVTCKRVYIDEDTITLKSENKKYDDMKFSPSQISVLGKVLL encoded by the coding sequence TTGATAAATATTGGGGGTAATATCAAAGCCTTGAGAAATATGAAAGGCTTAACTTTAGAAGAAATGGCCAATGAGCTAAACAGTAAATATCCAGGGGAAATAAACTTTAATAAAGGGAAAATTTCTAAATGGGAGAATGGTAAAGATAGGCCACTTCTATCCTCTGCTGCTATTCTTGCTGACTATTTTGAAATATCTATCGATGATTTAATTTCAAAAGACGTTAATCTGACAACTGATGAAACTCACATCGATAACATTTTTTATACTGATACTATAAGAAATATCATTGACGTTTCTATGAAACTTTCAGATTTCAGGCAAGAAAACGTTTATTCATATGCTGAATATCAATTAGAAGAGCAAAACAATACAGAAAGCATTCAAGAGCAATCCATCATATACGGCCGTTCCACCGCAGCAGGAACTGCACGTTTTGTGGATGATGCTGACGCGTATGAGGTTCGCCCAGATTCCATCGTTCCGAAAGGAGCAGATGAACTAGTTGAAGTTGTAGGAGATTCGATGGAACCTCTTATCCATAACGGGGATAAAGTTTATATTAGGCATCAGCCAACAGTGGAACAAGGGGAGGTTGCTATTGTACGTATCGAGAATGAAGGAGTTACTTGCAAGCGAGTATATATTGACGAAGATACAATTACTTTGAAATCAGAAAATAAGAAGTACGATGATATGAAGTTTAGCCCTAGTCAGATATCTGTACTAGGAAAGGTCTTACTATAA